Proteins co-encoded in one Astyanax mexicanus isolate ESR-SI-001 chromosome 1, AstMex3_surface, whole genome shotgun sequence genomic window:
- the LOC125784348 gene encoding B-cell receptor CD22-like yields the protein MENQQVEGKLFSATCSIRHSCPSSLPLVEWIGLSNVSNSVITTKDQDGLWTSVFQAKFKPNLQDHEKNLSCRSTFSSQTISSEKLQINVLYAPSDVKIQAEGNSVVEGGSLSLTCSATSRPPPSRYEWSVSQMDTTEKYSGTEHRYTFKNIQRETSVSCTVFNSVGEGQSEQLKLNVHFPPKILLSPNCSEWAGGLLCVCRAEAEPKANVSWTVDGRHARFPQFNITTSYSDTVTVSELTGPLTGNVSCTASNYLSADLHHTTVLIPQSDGNSVIIATVVAVCVILGVTVVAVYLRRRRQIPQHSTSR from the exons ATGGAGAACCAGCAAGTGGAGGGAAAACTGTTCTCCGCCACCTGCTCAATCCGTCATTCCTGTCCTTCATCTCTACCACTGGTCGAATGGATTGGCTTATCTAATGTTTCTAACAGTGTGATCACCACAAAGGACCAGGACGGACTGTGGACTTCAGTGTTCCAAGCAAAGTTCAAACCAAACCTTCAGGATCACGAGAAGAATCTCAGCTGCCGAAGCACCTTCAGCAGTCAAACGATATCCAGCGAAAAACTTCAGATCAACGTCTTAT ATGCCCCCTCAGATGTGAAAATACAGGCTGAAGGAAACAGTGTGGTTGAGGGtggttctctctcactcacatgtTCTGCTACCAGTAGACCTCCACCTTCTCGCTACGAGTGGTCTGTTTCTCAGATGGACACCACTGAGAAGTACAGTGGAACAGAACATCGCTACACCTTTAAAAATATCCAGCGGGAGACCTCCGTTTCCTGCACTGTGTTTAACTCTGTTGGAGAGGGTCAGTCTGAGCAGCTCAAGCTGAATGTCCACT TTCCTCCGAAAATCCTGCTCTCTCCAAATTGCTCTGAGTGGGCTGGAGGTCTGCTCTGCGTGTGCCGAGCGGAGGCCGAGCCCAAAGCTAACGTCTCCTGGACGGTTGATGGACGCCATGCACGTTTCCCACAGTTCAATATCACAACCAGCTACAGCGATACAGTGACAGTGTCGGAGTTAACCGGCCCACTGACCGGCAACGTGTCCTGTACCGCATCCAACTACCTCTCCGCAGACCTCCACCACACCACTGTCCTGATTCCACAGTCAGACG GAAACTCTGTTATAATAGCCACCGTGGTTGCTGTTTGCGTCATCCTGGGAGTTACTGTGGTGGCTGTTTACCTGAGAAGGAG ACGTCAAATCCCCCAACACTCTACCTCCAGGTAA
- the LOC103037974 gene encoding free fatty acid receptor 2-like encodes MINGMINHWVLLSAYIIAFIIGFPANILAIYAFIRKLADSPTPTDILLLNLTASDILFLVFLPLKMYEAASGLQWHLPQILCSITSFVFFTTIYTSSLLLMAVSVDRYLGVAFPIAYRKSRRIVYAVAGSIFIWLVSAGHCTIVFFTVHLRENDGNATKTACYENFTESQNKIVLPMRLEFFVVLCLVPLLVCVFCYLSCIWILYTKPRIVKEKKKRAIGMAAGTLTVFLVCFLPYNISHVVGYSSNESPPWRYYTLLLSTFNTCLDPIIFYFSSSIYRNTTRLSFWRFLSLRRHKNMNPPASRDGDAESQNNIM; translated from the coding sequence ATGATCAACGGAATGATCAACCACTGGGTGCTCCTCTCGGCCTACATCATAGCTTTCATAATAGGCTTTCCGGCCAATATCCTGGCCATTTACGCCTTCATCAGAAAGCTTGCTGATAGTCCCACGCCTACGGACATCCTGCTGCTGAACCTGACCGCCTCGGACATCCTCTTCCTCGTCTTCCTCCCTCTGAAGATGTACGAGGCAGCCTCCGGCCTGCAGTGGCATCTACCCCAGATTTTGTGCTCCATCACGTCATTCGTCTTCTTCACCACCATCTACACCAGCTCGCTCCTGCTGATGGCCGTCAGCGTCGACCGCTACTTGGGCGTCGCCTTCCCCATCGCCTACAGGAAGTCCCGCAGGATCGTCTACGCCGTCGCCGGCAGCATCTTTATCTGGCTGGTCAGTGCAGGGCACTGCACCATCGTCTTCTTCACCGTGCACCTGCGGGAGAACGACGGCAACGCCACCAAAACCGCCTGCTACGAGAACTTCACCGAGAGCCAGAACAAGATCGTACTCCCGATGCGCCTGGAGTTCTTCGTGGTCCTCTGCTTGGTGCCCCTCCTGGTCTGCGTCTTCTGCTACCTCAGCTGCATCTGGATCCTCTACACCAAGCCTCGCATcgtgaaggagaagaagaagcgaGCCATCGGCATGGCAGCCGGCACCCTGACCGTCTTCCTGGTCTGCTTTCTGCCCTATAACATCTCTCACGTGGTGGGCTACAGCTCCAACGAGAGCCCGCCGTGGAGGTACTACACCCTGCTGCTGAGCACCTTCAACACCTGCCTGGACCCCATCATCTTCTACTTTTCCTCCTCCATCTATCGCAACACCACCAGGCTTTCTTTCTGGAGGTTCCTGTCGCTCAGGCGCCACAAAAACATGAATCCTCCAGCTTCGAGAGACGGGGATGCAGAATCCCAGAACAATATCATGTAG